In the genome of Candidatus Saccharibacteria bacterium, one region contains:
- a CDS encoding response regulator, with protein MKIPAATIMVVEDETLLLQAIGKKLRATGYQVVSCSSGKQAIDYLGNFDSLPDVIWLDYYLGDIDGLTFMETMKEKKEWEDIPVIVVSNSAGPEKVHTILGLGAKKYILKAEHRLDEIIETVDSFVKKEKKQKKGL; from the coding sequence ATGAAAATTCCAGCCGCTACCATTATGGTGGTCGAGGACGAAACGCTGCTCCTCCAAGCAATAGGCAAGAAACTACGCGCAACCGGCTATCAGGTGGTGTCGTGTTCTTCAGGCAAGCAAGCTATCGATTACCTTGGTAACTTTGATTCTTTGCCCGATGTTATATGGCTTGATTATTATCTCGGCGATATCGACGGCCTAACCTTCATGGAAACCATGAAAGAAAAGAAGGAGTGGGAGGATATACCGGTTATTGTAGTAAGTAACTCTGCCGGCCCAGAAAAAGTCCACACTATACTGGGATTAGGAGCAAAGAAATATATACTCAAGGCTGAGCATCGATTAGACGAAATTATTGAGACTGTTGATTCTTTTGTTAAAAAAGAAAAGAAACAAAAGAAGGGATTGTAA
- a CDS encoding response regulator: protein MAKILVVEDDKFLTSAYRAKLTKAGFETDTASDGEEAIEKLKTSVPDIMLLDLVMPRKDGFAVLKEVRGQDNLKDLPIIVTSNLGQKEDMDKAKSLGATDYIIKSDMTMESLVDKVNSLL from the coding sequence ATGGCCAAGATTTTAGTCGTAGAAGATGACAAGTTCCTAACAAGTGCTTACCGTGCTAAACTAACCAAAGCAGGGTTTGAGACTGATACCGCTTCTGATGGAGAAGAAGCTATCGAAAAGCTCAAAACCAGTGTACCTGATATTATGTTGCTTGACCTGGTAATGCCACGCAAAGATGGTTTTGCCGTACTAAAAGAAGTCCGCGGCCAAGACAATTTAAAAGACTTGCCGATTATCGTGACATCCAATTTAGGCCAAAAAGAAGACATGGATAAAGCTAAGTCTCTGGGGGCAACAGACTACATTATAAAAAGCGACATGACTATGGAGTCGTTGGTAGACAAAGTTAATTCTTTGTTATAG
- a CDS encoding GspE/PulE family protein translates to MQISDKQLVKLISELDYVSADDLKKAQDNATTSGISLYESLQRSELMTDENLGKLIAYSYKLPFITLGQLNIPEEILKITPKETAEKFRVITFELKDGELKIGTSEPDNQTLFANLTKKAGAEKFRLYYVTEQDVSSTLRLYKEKMQSVFKDMLQQKGQGGDLPVAHIVETIIEYAFTNQASDIHVEPTREESYVRFRIDGVLHDVVKLPRRLHDQVVTRIKVLARLRTDEHFSAQDGRTRVTVDEKDVDIRVSIVPVIGGEKAVLRLLASHMRQFGLTDLGMQEADLKKVRDGFAKPYGMVLSTGPTGSGKTTSMYAILKILNVREKNIATIEDPVEYELKGVNQIQANPKANLSFANGLRSILRQDPDIIYVGEIRDEETANIAINSAMTGHLVLSTMHTNDAATTLPRLIDMKIEPFLAATSVNVIIAQRLVRKICDRCKASLELTRTKTGWSGDDVSAKQLAALDPATVSRHFGATGSVRVYRGKGCGACHETGYSGRVGVFEVLEVSPAIQKLITDKASSEAITAAAVKEGMTTMMDDGMKKVRSGITTLEEILRATRA, encoded by the coding sequence ATGCAAATCAGTGACAAACAACTTGTAAAGCTCATCAGTGAGCTGGATTATGTTTCAGCTGATGATCTAAAGAAAGCTCAAGATAATGCCACCACCAGTGGTATTTCACTTTATGAGTCTCTACAACGATCCGAATTAATGACCGATGAGAACCTCGGTAAATTAATCGCCTATTCGTATAAGCTGCCCTTTATTACTCTTGGGCAATTGAATATTCCAGAAGAGATATTGAAAATAACCCCCAAGGAAACGGCCGAGAAGTTCCGGGTAATAACCTTTGAGCTCAAAGACGGGGAGCTAAAGATTGGTACCTCAGAACCGGATAACCAGACCTTGTTTGCCAATTTAACCAAAAAAGCTGGAGCCGAAAAGTTCCGCTTGTACTACGTAACCGAGCAAGACGTGAGCTCAACGCTCCGGTTATACAAAGAAAAAATGCAGTCCGTTTTTAAGGATATGTTGCAGCAAAAAGGCCAGGGGGGCGATTTACCAGTTGCTCATATTGTTGAAACTATCATTGAATACGCTTTTACTAACCAAGCATCTGATATCCACGTAGAACCTACCAGAGAGGAATCATATGTGCGGTTTCGGATTGACGGTGTACTGCACGATGTCGTTAAATTACCACGAAGATTGCACGACCAAGTTGTAACCCGTATAAAAGTACTGGCTCGATTGCGTACTGACGAACACTTTAGCGCCCAAGATGGTCGAACCAGAGTGACAGTCGACGAAAAAGACGTCGATATACGCGTTTCGATTGTCCCGGTGATTGGTGGCGAAAAGGCCGTTCTGCGCTTGCTGGCATCACATATGCGCCAATTTGGGCTAACAGATTTAGGTATGCAAGAAGCCGACCTTAAAAAGGTACGCGACGGTTTTGCTAAACCGTACGGTATGGTGCTTTCTACTGGTCCGACGGGTTCCGGTAAAACCACAAGCATGTATGCCATATTAAAAATTCTAAACGTCCGCGAAAAAAATATCGCTACTATTGAAGACCCGGTAGAATACGAACTCAAGGGTGTGAATCAAATCCAAGCTAACCCAAAGGCCAATCTGTCTTTTGCCAATGGACTTCGCTCAATTTTAAGACAAGATCCTGACATTATTTACGTCGGTGAAATTAGAGATGAAGAGACAGCCAATATTGCAATTAATTCGGCCATGACTGGCCACTTAGTGCTCTCTACTATGCACACCAATGATGCAGCAACCACGTTACCGCGTCTGATTGATATGAAGATCGAGCCTTTCTTGGCCGCCACAAGCGTAAACGTAATTATTGCCCAAAGACTGGTTAGAAAAATATGCGACCGTTGTAAGGCTAGTTTAGAACTTACTCGAACCAAAACTGGTTGGAGCGGTGACGACGTGTCCGCAAAACAACTAGCCGCGCTCGACCCGGCGACAGTATCCCGACATTTTGGCGCGACCGGCTCAGTTAGAGTGTACCGAGGCAAGGGCTGTGGTGCCTGCCACGAAACAGGATACAGCGGCCGCGTTGGCGTATTTGAGGTTTTGGAAGTTTCTCCTGCTATCCAGAAACTAATTACCGACAAGGCGAGCTCGGAGGCTATCACCGCTGCAGCTGTCAAAGAAGGCATGACCACCATGATGGATGATGGAATGAAAAAAGTACGCTCAGGCATTACCACGCTTGAGGAAATATTAAGGGCAACTAGAGCATGA
- a CDS encoding type II secretion system F family protein — MSVTLSGKDKLEILGNITTMLHAGISLSEAVDSLLEDNKGASRNALNMFRDELHEGRSLSVAMKKMPKSFDAVTINLIAAGEESGTLVETLEDVTKNIRKELAFNDKIKASLMYPAFVMGILAAVMILILTFVIPRISEVFLGLNVELPLATRVLIQMSAFFTNNLIFVGLGTVLIVTLLILLIKTKKHAMANMLLSLPGFKKLGREIDLARFTRSMGLLLSSGITASEGLALAKASVLKKDISRAVDHMAKNVEAGKPMSTDLRTLDKDVIPPVMIRLMQTAEQSGTLETTFRELSTYFSNQVSRTLKTFIALLEPILLVVVGLLVGGIMLAIIAPIYGLISQINT, encoded by the coding sequence ATGAGTGTGACGCTATCGGGTAAAGACAAACTGGAGATTCTGGGTAATATTACTACTATGCTACACGCCGGTATATCTCTCTCTGAGGCGGTTGACTCGCTTCTGGAAGATAATAAGGGTGCTTCACGCAACGCACTAAATATGTTCCGTGATGAGCTTCATGAAGGCCGCTCCCTATCGGTTGCTATGAAGAAAATGCCCAAATCATTTGATGCAGTTACTATAAACTTAATTGCCGCCGGTGAAGAGTCCGGAACCTTAGTTGAAACCCTGGAGGACGTCACCAAAAACATCCGCAAAGAACTTGCTTTTAACGACAAGATTAAAGCCAGCCTCATGTATCCGGCCTTCGTCATGGGGATACTGGCCGCTGTTATGATACTTATACTAACTTTCGTCATACCGCGCATATCAGAGGTTTTCCTAGGCTTGAACGTTGAGTTGCCACTCGCTACACGCGTGCTGATACAAATGTCAGCCTTTTTTACTAACAACCTTATCTTTGTCGGGCTTGGTACGGTTCTTATCGTGACACTGCTTATTCTCTTAATTAAGACTAAAAAACACGCTATGGCCAATATGCTACTTAGCTTGCCGGGGTTTAAGAAATTGGGTCGCGAGATTGATCTGGCGCGGTTTACCCGCAGTATGGGTTTGTTGCTTAGCTCTGGGATAACCGCATCCGAGGGTCTGGCACTTGCCAAAGCATCTGTACTAAAAAAAGACATTTCTAGAGCGGTTGATCACATGGCAAAAAATGTCGAAGCCGGCAAGCCAATGTCTACCGATTTGCGCACGCTCGATAAAGACGTAATACCTCCAGTCATGATAAGACTCATGCAAACCGCCGAACAATCCGGTACACTGGAAACAACCTTTCGCGAACTAAGCACATACTTTTCAAACCAAGTTAGCCGCACACTCAAAACCTTTATTGCTTTGCTGGAACCAATACTACTAGTGGTGGTAGGTTTGCTTGTTGGAGGTATCATGCTAGCAATTATTGCACCGATTTATGGGCTTATTAGTCAAATTAATACCTAG
- a CDS encoding PA14 domain-containing protein, producing MERKLTQSQPGFTIIELLVVISLLAVLLAISSMGVIGPRTTADVQSTTSQLISDIKSQQIKAMNGHTDPSNTTQDQGIIVHNEEYTLFSGGSACDPSETAYYEKYDGINGTALSELYSSPNFPSNPSSTQILSGINLSSPINIDDNFGARVSALLCPPDSGEYIFYVTGDDETELRLSTDTNPANVSVIASVPTWAPANNWTTFPEQTSEPVNLLADTYYYIEVNYKEGSGGDHGQIGWMLPDGTLERPIVSNRYSQPSESDVVTDIGSDSFTIELNNSVTLSTTLPSNRLLFLKGSGEVSGLNDGNATITVNSQLSGETNVISINKFGATTVNKL from the coding sequence ATGGAGCGTAAACTTACACAATCGCAACCAGGATTTACAATTATTGAGCTGTTGGTTGTCATATCACTACTGGCTGTGCTACTTGCAATCTCATCTATGGGAGTAATTGGACCAAGGACTACCGCAGACGTACAGAGCACTACGAGTCAACTTATATCTGATATAAAAAGCCAACAAATAAAAGCTATGAATGGCCATACCGACCCCAGTAATACAACACAGGATCAAGGGATTATTGTGCATAACGAGGAATACACCCTTTTTTCGGGTGGTTCCGCCTGCGACCCAAGCGAAACAGCCTACTACGAAAAATATGATGGAATAAACGGGACAGCATTATCGGAGCTCTACAGCAGTCCGAACTTCCCGAGTAATCCTAGTAGCACGCAAATACTCAGTGGTATCAATCTCTCTTCGCCGATTAATATTGATGACAATTTTGGCGCACGAGTCTCGGCACTTCTGTGCCCACCGGATAGCGGGGAATACATTTTTTACGTAACTGGTGATGACGAGACAGAATTACGATTAAGTACTGATACAAATCCAGCCAACGTCAGTGTCATTGCTTCAGTTCCAACGTGGGCACCGGCGAACAACTGGACAACTTTCCCAGAACAAACTTCAGAACCTGTAAATCTTTTGGCTGACACGTACTACTATATTGAAGTTAACTACAAAGAGGGCTCTGGAGGCGATCACGGCCAAATCGGCTGGATGTTACCTGACGGAACATTAGAGCGTCCGATTGTTAGCAATCGCTATTCACAACCAAGCGAATCAGATGTAGTGACCGACATCGGTTCTGACAGCTTCACAATTGAACTGAACAATAGCGTAACGCTAAGCACCACGCTACCGAGTAATCGTTTATTATTCTTGAAGGGGAGCGGGGAGGTTAGTGGTCTCAATGACGGTAACGCAACAATCACAGTCAATAGCCAACTATCTGGAGAAACCAACGTAATCTCTATCAATAAATTTGGCGCAACAACGGTAAACAAACTATGA
- a CDS encoding PA14 domain-containing protein, with the protein MKHINFHYFQRGQTIIEVLITIALTAIMLPALLTSIIVSREGRAQTEEHLLASGLVQESVEVLRSVREENWDNISTNGTYHIASTSTGWSLMSGAETVDGYTKSIVIEDAYRDDTGTILEADPDDEITTCTPTGNARFEKYDNISGTAISQLYDSANFPDNPTSTQSINDTVLTTPINIDDNFGGRLSALLCAPEDGNYIFYVNGDDGTELRISADTDPANVSTIASVDGWTNAGEWNKYTSQTSAPVTLNAGQYYYIEANYKEAGGGDHAQIGWRLPNNTTQRPISNTHYSLPNEANEVYTTQTSPDASTKKITVSVEWTTPRPDSISTTFYFSRYENDVWEQISHADFASGSFNGTTASFDSGGSVTLATGQTFDWEDVSTANGYNTPGNTDGYRIYADSLTERIYLSTGATLYIFSVQNPTNPSLLGSYGAGSQINGIHVDGDHTYLATSGNTTELQIVDVSNPNSPSLTTNLNLGGTTDATNIHVVDGYAYVSQSPSTAGGACELCIVDISDPVSPSISGGYDTGSNINSLYYYEEHVYVAIDNTAAELAVLNVSNKNNPTVSTYYNAPGTIAGNAVFVADDTVYFGRFNYNGGQELYTLSTDGSSLSLLDALDLGRNVNSIHKLGDKLLLALSGTNPQIRVIDVADPSNISQMDGTGIGGNTANQGVFFGNYGYIASSTNNSELTVVVPSITGSGFEEEGEYISPTFDSGSTAGYNYLSFQSSQPPGTTLRLQVAANNDNATWDFIGPDGTPTSYYTDNNSLPFDLSGRYFRYRLLLTGPGDTTSALENITINYSP; encoded by the coding sequence ATGAAGCATATTAATTTCCATTACTTTCAACGAGGTCAAACAATCATAGAAGTACTTATTACAATCGCACTAACAGCCATTATGCTACCTGCACTTTTAACATCTATTATTGTCTCTAGGGAAGGTCGTGCCCAAACTGAAGAGCATTTACTGGCAAGTGGACTAGTGCAGGAATCCGTCGAAGTGCTACGTAGTGTCCGTGAAGAAAACTGGGATAATATCAGCACCAATGGCACCTATCATATAGCATCTACTAGTACTGGCTGGTCGCTCATGAGTGGAGCTGAAACTGTTGACGGCTACACAAAATCAATAGTCATTGAAGATGCCTACCGCGATGATACAGGAACTATACTCGAAGCAGACCCAGACGACGAGATTACTACTTGCACTCCAACAGGTAACGCACGGTTTGAAAAATATGACAATATCAGCGGAACAGCAATTTCACAGCTTTACGATAGCGCGAACTTTCCGGATAATCCAACCAGCACTCAAAGCATTAACGATACGGTTCTGACAACACCGATAAACATCGACGATAACTTCGGAGGTCGCTTGTCGGCGCTCCTCTGTGCACCTGAAGATGGTAACTACATTTTTTACGTTAACGGTGACGACGGCACCGAGCTACGTATCAGTGCTGACACTGACCCAGCCAATGTCAGCACTATTGCGTCTGTAGATGGCTGGACAAATGCAGGTGAATGGAATAAGTACACATCCCAAACCTCAGCTCCAGTCACGCTCAACGCAGGCCAATATTATTACATTGAAGCGAACTACAAAGAAGCTGGCGGTGGCGACCATGCCCAAATCGGTTGGAGATTGCCAAATAACACTACACAGCGGCCAATTAGCAATACTCACTATTCTTTACCAAATGAAGCAAACGAGGTTTATACAACACAAACTAGCCCAGACGCCTCTACTAAAAAAATCACAGTTAGTGTTGAATGGACAACGCCGCGACCTGACAGCATTAGTACTACCTTTTACTTTAGCCGATATGAAAACGATGTTTGGGAGCAAATTAGTCATGCCGATTTTGCCAGTGGAAGCTTCAACGGTACAACAGCTTCATTTGACAGTGGAGGTAGCGTAACTCTTGCTACCGGCCAAACATTTGATTGGGAAGACGTTTCTACTGCAAACGGCTATAACACCCCTGGTAACACGGACGGCTACCGTATATATGCAGATTCGCTCACAGAACGTATCTACCTCTCAACCGGAGCAACGCTATACATTTTTAGTGTGCAAAACCCAACCAATCCATCTCTCCTTGGTAGTTATGGGGCAGGCTCACAGATTAATGGCATACATGTAGACGGAGATCATACCTATTTAGCAACATCTGGCAACACCACTGAACTCCAAATCGTAGATGTGAGCAACCCCAACTCTCCATCTCTTACTACTAATTTAAACCTCGGCGGTACAACCGATGCAACTAACATTCATGTAGTAGACGGGTACGCTTACGTGAGCCAATCACCAAGCACGGCTGGCGGAGCTTGCGAACTATGTATCGTTGACATCAGTGACCCTGTATCACCATCTATTTCGGGCGGTTACGATACAGGTTCAAATATAAACTCATTGTATTATTACGAAGAGCATGTTTACGTAGCCATAGACAACACAGCTGCCGAGCTTGCAGTCCTGAACGTAAGCAACAAGAACAACCCTACCGTTTCTACGTATTACAACGCACCAGGAACAATAGCTGGCAATGCAGTGTTTGTTGCTGATGACACTGTATACTTTGGTCGGTTTAACTATAACGGAGGGCAAGAGCTCTACACTCTCAGTACGGATGGCTCTTCACTGTCTCTACTGGACGCATTGGATCTTGGCAGGAACGTCAATAGCATTCACAAACTAGGTGATAAGCTATTGTTAGCATTATCTGGCACAAATCCTCAAATTCGTGTTATAGATGTAGCCGATCCTAGCAACATATCACAGATGGATGGCACTGGTATTGGAGGTAACACCGCCAACCAAGGCGTCTTTTTCGGCAACTACGGCTACATCGCGTCATCGACCAACAATTCTGAGCTAACCGTAGTAGTCCCTAGCATAACTGGCAGCGGGTTTGAGGAAGAGGGCGAGTACATTTCACCAACATTCGACAGCGGCTCTACAGCTGGATACAACTATCTGTCATTCCAGTCATCACAACCACCTGGTACTACACTGCGTCTACAGGTCGCGGCCAACAACGACAATGCTACCTGGGATTTTATTGGACCGGACGGAACACCAACTAGCTACTATACCGATAATAATTCGCTGCCTTTTGATCTATCCGGTAGATATTTCCGCTATCGACTACTGCTCACTGGACCAGGAGACACCACGTCAGCATTAGAAAATATAACAATAAATTACTCGCCATGA
- a CDS encoding prepilin-type N-terminal cleavage/methylation domain-containing protein has protein sequence MIKQQTRKQTGFTLIEVVVALALTSVMLMVLTDMLVSLVSLHKESYSASAVTQDGRYLLNRLEHDIRRASDVSVPETLGDTNDTLELTIDGLVYTYSLSDLDNIRLDTAEVNTGDTSYLSVDGGYNTPDSFGGTKLEVDNANERAYLLTGDNLYILDVSDKNNILNIGSYNTGVTVNDMALEGDYAYLTTPSDNAELLIINVSDPASPSLTNSVDLEYTEDALGVAVSDGYAYVGRTSGWCCFWGFGSVTAELYIVDISIPESASSVGSYEVGYPYHVNEIAISGNYAYLGNENGDSEIIVLDVSNKSNPSAAGLYNIGGTAVVTKLQTSNNNLFVSTANNGSDSEFLILNISDPASPSLTGSYETGVDVNGFHINDTTASLAMSSSGQQVSLLDISNLSAPSLNDSTTLGGGHNANAIAYFDNWAYVASSNTSQELTLVRQDLPEPPDSSRLNGSNTVISNLSFQRLGASGDTPTIKINLTVTSRIDEPSGAKTQNFTTTVGMRQ, from the coding sequence ATGATTAAACAGCAAACAAGAAAACAGACCGGATTTACTCTAATAGAAGTAGTCGTTGCTTTAGCATTAACGTCTGTGATGCTAATGGTATTAACCGACATGCTAGTAAGTCTAGTCTCCTTACACAAGGAATCTTATTCAGCGTCGGCGGTGACCCAAGACGGGCGCTATCTATTGAATCGCTTAGAACACGACATACGCCGCGCAAGTGATGTTTCCGTCCCAGAGACACTTGGCGACACCAATGACACGCTGGAGCTCACCATAGATGGATTAGTATATACATACTCTTTAAGCGATCTCGATAACATCCGCCTAGATACCGCAGAAGTAAATACCGGGGACACGTCGTACCTATCAGTTGATGGAGGTTATAACACGCCTGATAGTTTTGGTGGCACTAAACTAGAGGTAGACAACGCTAATGAACGTGCATATTTACTAACTGGCGACAACCTTTACATTTTGGACGTATCTGACAAAAATAACATACTAAATATTGGCTCGTACAACACGGGTGTCACCGTCAACGATATGGCTCTAGAGGGCGACTATGCATATCTCACAACCCCTTCAGACAATGCTGAGCTGCTCATAATAAACGTCAGCGATCCTGCATCTCCATCACTCACCAACTCAGTCGATCTAGAATATACCGAGGACGCCCTAGGTGTCGCGGTATCCGACGGTTACGCATATGTTGGTCGCACATCTGGCTGGTGTTGCTTCTGGGGCTTTGGGAGCGTCACGGCAGAATTATACATTGTGGATATATCCATACCTGAATCCGCCAGTTCAGTTGGCAGCTACGAAGTCGGATATCCATACCATGTTAACGAAATTGCCATCTCTGGAAACTATGCGTATCTCGGCAATGAAAACGGCGATTCCGAAATAATAGTACTTGACGTATCTAATAAATCTAACCCTTCAGCTGCCGGATTATACAATATTGGTGGCACTGCTGTTGTTACCAAACTACAGACGAGCAACAACAATCTATTCGTATCCACCGCCAACAACGGCAGTGACAGCGAATTCCTCATTTTGAACATTAGCGATCCAGCCTCGCCCTCACTCACCGGTAGTTACGAAACAGGTGTTGACGTCAACGGGTTCCATATCAATGACACTACCGCCTCACTTGCCATGTCATCCTCTGGTCAGCAGGTCTCTCTACTCGATATCAGCAACTTGTCTGCGCCATCACTGAACGACAGTACTACGCTCGGGGGAGGGCACAACGCCAACGCTATCGCCTATTTTGATAATTGGGCCTATGTCGCATCATCTAACACTAGTCAAGAACTAACGCTCGTTCGTCAAGATTTACCAGAACCGCCAGATTCCAGCCGCCTAAACGGCTCCAACACGGTGATTTCTAACCTTTCGTTCCAGCGTCTCGGTGCAAGTGGCGATACGCCGACAATCAAGATTAATCTTACCGTAACCAGCCGCATAGACGAACCATCCGGGGCAAAAACGCAAAACTTCACCACAACAGTCGGGATGCGCCAATGA
- a CDS encoding type II secretion system protein, with the protein MAIDTIKKGTTKMKLPSIKKLRGEGGFTIIELLVVIAILAVLLAIVLVAINPGQHIEDSNNTKRQADVSAILSAVNQYSLQNDGAVPTGVTATAAPIGTDATATPAEIDICSDLVPEFIADIPRDPTVGSIDPASSATCTDATDYSTGYEISVENSRVTVASTEDSTITVTR; encoded by the coding sequence ATGGCTATAGATACAATTAAAAAGGGCACCACAAAAATGAAATTACCAAGTATTAAGAAATTAAGAGGTGAAGGCGGCTTCACAATAATTGAACTTTTGGTTGTTATTGCTATATTGGCGGTACTACTAGCGATTGTTCTCGTCGCAATAAATCCAGGGCAACATATCGAAGATTCTAACAATACAAAGCGTCAAGCAGACGTAAGCGCTATCCTTAGCGCCGTTAACCAGTACTCATTGCAAAATGATGGCGCTGTACCAACCGGCGTGACAGCTACGGCTGCACCTATCGGCACTGACGCTACCGCTACTCCGGCAGAGATTGATATTTGTAGCGATTTGGTACCAGAATTTATAGCTGACATACCACGCGACCCAACCGTGGGGTCTATAGATCCGGCATCTTCAGCGACTTGTACTGACGCGACAGATTATAGCACCGGTTATGAGATTTCTGTCGAAAACAGCCGAGTAACCGTAGCATCTACGGAAGACTCGACCATCACAGTAACTCGTTAA
- a CDS encoding DUF1295 domain-containing protein yields the protein MILIYTLLLALALNIAAFAIAYSKKSDKLTDFTYGLTFFLIALLAYTQGAMSTPQAILLLLVTLWAVRISAFLLIRILSTGKDNRFNDIRQSFWKFGAFWLLQGCSAWVIMLPSIYFLSGDTASFTGAVLVGVLIWSVGYLFETVADYQKFTFKQNKANKGKWIQNGLWAYSRHPNYFGEITMWVGIYILAISTISGTQQLIALASPLWIFILLRFVSGTPKLETYADKRWGDNKSYQAYKRKTPLLIPKLFK from the coding sequence ATGATACTTATCTACACGTTACTACTAGCATTAGCCCTCAATATTGCGGCATTTGCTATTGCGTACAGCAAAAAGAGTGATAAATTAACCGATTTTACCTACGGTCTTACATTCTTTTTGATAGCTTTATTGGCTTACACGCAAGGAGCTATGTCCACACCTCAAGCTATACTTTTATTGCTGGTTACTCTCTGGGCAGTGCGAATATCTGCCTTTTTATTAATTCGCATACTGTCAACCGGTAAAGATAATCGCTTTAACGACATCCGTCAAAGTTTTTGGAAGTTTGGAGCTTTCTGGCTGCTACAGGGCTGTTCTGCTTGGGTTATCATGCTACCGAGCATTTACTTCTTATCCGGCGATACAGCTTCGTTTACAGGTGCGGTATTGGTAGGCGTATTAATTTGGAGTGTTGGCTACTTATTTGAAACAGTAGCTGATTACCAAAAATTCACTTTTAAACAAAATAAGGCCAACAAAGGCAAATGGATACAGAATGGCCTCTGGGCATATTCTCGCCACCCAAACTATTTTGGAGAAATCACCATGTGGGTCGGCATATACATATTAGCAATATCAACTATAAGCGGCACCCAACAACTTATAGCACTGGCTAGCCCCTTGTGGATATTTATTTTATTAAGGTTTGTCTCCGGTACACCAAAACTTGAAACCTACGCAGACAAAAGATGGGGTGACAACAAATCCTACCAGGCATACAAGCGCAAAACACCGCTTCTCATACCGAAACTCTTTAAATAG